The Candidatus Margulisiibacteriota bacterium DNA segment CAAAGTGACGCCAAGAAAGTGTTGGCTTATTCAACAATTGCCAACCTCGGCCTGGTAATAATGTGCGCCGGAATAGGAACTTATGAAGCCATCTGGGCAGCCGTGCTGTTGATAATTTTTCACGCAATTGCCAAAGGTTTATTATTCCTGTGCGTTGGTGTAGTAGAACATCGAATCGGCAGCAGAAATATAGAAAACATGGATGGACTTATTTTTTATATGCCCAGGGTAAGCTGGATGCTTTTGGTCGGGATGGCCGGTATGTTTCTGGCGCCATTCGGGATGCTTATTAGCAAATGGGCCGTGCTCAGGGCTGTTGTTGACGCAAATCCCGGTTTATCGGTTATTTTAATATTCGGCGGTTCGGCAACTTTATTTTTTTGGGTAAAATGGATGGGGAAAATATTAACCGTGTTACAGGAACGGCCTGATAATGAGGCCCAGGTTAAGCTTTCCGAGTGGACCGCTTTATACGTCTTAACCACCCTGACTATAGCTGTTTGTTTTTTCTTTCCGGTGGTATCACATCAATTTATTGAGCCATATCTGGTTACAATATACGGACATGCGACAACCATGAACCGCGGCAATATAATAATTATGACAATTATGATGGGCCTGGTAATCCTTTTTCGTTTCAGTATGCCCAGCAAAAAAGACCGGTTTAAAGTTAAAATTGTTGATGCCTACTTGTCCGGTCTGAACGCTAATAGTAGCATTCAATATACAGCCCCTATGGGAGTTATAAAAGATGTACAGTTTAAAAACTACTATTTAGGAAAATATTTTGGCGAGCAGCGTTTAAACAAACTGGGTATTATTGTGACAAGTATGATACTGGTTATTATGGTGGTGAGTATAGCAGCATGAATTTATTAATTATATTTATTATTTATTTGATATTTGCTCCGGTAATTGGCGGAATCGTGACTGGTGTAGACAGAAAGATTACTGCCAGAATGCAGCGAAGGTACGGACCGCCCATAATGCAGCCCTTTTATGATGTGTATAAATTGTTTCAAAAAGAAAACATGGTGGTTAGAAGATCACAAAATGTATATATATTTTTTTATTTGCTCTTCATTGTTTTTACCGGTGCGCTATTTTTTACTGGTGAGGATTTTCTTCTGGTCATTTTTTCTTTAACCTTGGCCGCGATCTTTTTTATTCTGGCCGGATATAAAGGCAGTTCGCCATACAGTTATATCGGAGCGGAAAGAGAACTGCTGCAGCTTATGTCTTATGAGCCGATGGTTATTTTAACAGCTGTGGGAATGTATATGGTAACAAAAACATTTTATATAGCAAATATTATCGCCTTCCCGGAACCGCTGATCATATATTTGCCCGGCATATTCGTTGGTTTCGCGTATGTTCTTACAATTAAATTAAGGAAATCACCCTTTGATTTGTCTACATCACATCATGGTCATCAGGAAATTGTGAAGGGGATAACCACTGAGTTTTCAGGTTCAGCCTTGGGCCTTATTGAAATAGCTCACTGGTACGAAGTAGCTTTTTTGATAGGTTTTATATATTTATTCTATGCCGTGACTCCGGTTATCGGTATATTATTGGTTCTGGCAGTTTATTTCCTGGAAATTTTTATTGACAATGTTTTCGCCCGGTTAAGATGGCAATATACCTTAAGTTCTTCCTGGATAATCGCTATTATTCTGGGGCTTGGCAATATTATTGCCTTAACAATTTTTAGATAGAGGTTTTATAAATAATGAAAATGATAAAAAAATCACCATGGGTTATACATTATGACGCGTCAAGTTGTAACGGCTGCGACATAGAAGTGCTAGCCTGCCTGACACCGATGTATGATATAGAACGTTTCGGTATTATCAATACCGGCAACCCCAAGCATGCTGACATTTTTTTAATAACAGGTTCTGTTAATGAGCAAAATAAAGATGTGGTTCTGAATATCTATAACCAGATGCCGGAACCAAAGGTGGTAGTGGCAATTGGAATATGCGCCACATCCGGGGGAATATTCAGGGAATGTTATAACGTAATCGGTGGACCGGACAAGATAATCCCTGTCGACGTATATGTACCGGGATGCGCTGCCAGGCCGGAATCTATTATTGACGGTGTAGTTAAAGCGCTTGGTCTCTGGGAAAAAAAGGCTGTTGATTTTAAAAAAAGCAAAAAGAGGAATATAAAATGATTGAAGATCAAAAAATGCTGGATATAAATTTAACCGATTTAAATACATTGATTCAAACCTGTTTTGATGAACTTTACAGGCTGGTGCAGATCGGTTGTACAAAAACCGGTGAAGGATATGAGGTTAATTATTCTTTTGATAAAAATTATAAATTTGTGAATTATAAAATCAAACTTAAATCTAATGAAGAAGAAATCCCCAGTATAACCGGAATTTATTGGAATGCATTTCTTTATGAAAATGAACTGCATGATTTGTTCGGACTGAAAATAAAAGGTATTAATGTGGATTTTCAGGGCAAGCTCTATAAGCTAGCCCAGCCTTTTCCATTTTCATGTGGTCCTGAGATAAAGATTGTTGAAAAGAAGGAAGAGAAAAAAAATGAGCAATAGAACCGTAGTTCCCTTTGGTCCGCAGCACCCGGTTCTACCCGAACCTATTCATTTGGACCTGGTACTGGAAGACGAACTGGTTGTTGAGGCCATACCTTCTATAGGCTTTATACACAGAGGCTTGGAAAAGCTTGTGGAGAAAAAAGATTTTATCGAATTTGTATATGTGGCGGAAAGAATATGCGGTATATGCAGTTTTATTCATGGCCAAACCTATTGTCAGGGCATAGAAGAACTGATGAAAATACAGGTGCCGGACAGAGCGCTGTTCCTGCGTACAATTTGGGGCGAAATGTCCAGAATACACAGCCATACACTGTGGCTTGGGCTTATGGCCGACGCTTTCGGTTTTGAAAGTTTATTCATGCACAGCTGGCGTATCAGAGAAAGACTGCTGGATATCATCGAGGAAACAACCGGAGGCAGAGTTATTTTCGGCTCCTGCAAAATCGGTGGTGTGAGAAGAGATATAAACAGTGAAGTGCTGCAAAGAATACAAGGCGAGCTGAATCAAATGGAAAAAGAAATGAAAGAAATTGCCAATGTATTTATAAAGGACAAATCGGTTAAAAACAGATTGGTCGGAATAGGCGTATTAAGCAGGTCCGAAGCATTGATGCTGGGTGCTGTCGGGCCCATGCTCAGGGCCAGCGGCGTATCTCAAGACATGCGCAAACTTGGCTATGCTGCCTATAAAAATGTAGAATTTGAACCCATAACCAGCGAAGACGGTGACAGTTACGCAAGATGTGTAGTGCGTATTAAGGAAGTATTTCAATCCTTTGATATTATCAGACAATGCATTCAAAAAATTCCCGCAGGTCCGGTGGATATAAAGGTTACCGGCAACCCCAGCGGCGAATTTTTTTCCAGAACAGAACAGCCCAGAGGGGAAGTAGTTTATTACCTAAAGGCTAACGGCACCAAGAACTTGGAGCGCATGCGTGTTAGAACGCCGACTTTTTCCAATATTCCTTCAATTGTAAAGGTAATTCCCGGCTCACAACTGGCCGATATCCCTGTATTACTGCTGACCATTGATCCTTGTATCAGCTGTACGGAAAGGTAATTATGTCAATTTTTACATTCTGGAAAACAATCCTGAAAAGCTTGATAAGCAAACCCGCCACACTGATGTATCCATTTATACCCAGAAAGTTTTATCCCAATACCAGAGGAAGCATAAAAAACAAGATAGAAGCCTGTATTTATTGCGGGCTATGCCAGAGAAAATGCCCCACAACAGCGATTGTGGTAAGCAAACCGGACAAGAAATGGCAGATAGACATTATGCGTTGCGTAACTTGCAATGCCTGCGTGGATGTGTGTCCTACAAAATGCCTGAGCATGGAAAATCAGTACTCAACACCAGTAGCCAAAGAATAAATCAAAAAAATTAATCTAAGCCGGACTTTTTATAATATCGATAATTTAAAATAATTATTACTAATTAGGTCTAGCCTTAGTTTTGGAGGATTACCTTTTGGCCAGGGAGCAATATTGTTCTCAATCAACCATTTACCTACTTCTACGCTTATTAATTCATGACAGGAGTTATTCCAGAATGATTTTTTATTAGTTTTTATCAATACGGTTATGTTATCATTCAACTCAACACGGATATTATCCCAGTTAGAGTTAAAGTATTTATCCCTATCCTGAATTGCGACTTTTAGCCCATATCCTATTGGGTCAAAAACATTACCATTTCCGCCCTTCCAACATGTTACGATCATAATTGTATTATACTGTTTGTAATCGATTAGTGATACACAAAATATAATTACTTATTTTGAGATTGGCATCATTTAGCATTCTATATTTAAAAGCTACAGACTATAATTAAGGTTAATGAAAATCTTGATTGTTTTCCCGCCTTTTGCCAATCCTACCTATATTCCTTATTCGTTACTGGATTTGCGAGGTTATGTAAAAAAAAGGACCGGGATTAGTGTTGATTTTTTTGACTGGAATATAGCATTATTTCGCAAACATATTCAGGAAAAGGCAGCTGATTTAACAAACCTTGATAATTATTACAGGCAAACCGTCGATGTAATAAACAAGTGGTTTTTGCTTCAAAAGGAGCTGCATAGCCAGGTTTTAGCTTATTTACAAAACGAAAACGAGATAATAAATCCAGAAATTTTTGAATTTATCAGGGAAACAACTATTGATAGCTATGATTGCGTGGCATTTTCTTTGAATTTTCATCAGCGGGACGAATACAGCCAGTTTTATATGACAGTGGCTGCTGCGAAAGCGGTTAAATCGTTATTCCCAGAAAAAAAAGTATTGCTGGGAGGAGCGTTGCTGAACCATATAGAACCCCGGGAACTGCTGAATACTTTTCCTTTTCTGGATATTATTTTTCTCAAAGAAAGCGAGGAAAGTTTTTCCGAGTTTGTTAGCGGCCACCCGTTGGAAAGAATTCCTAATATTTTTTATCGCAAACAGACTGTTGTTAGAAATCCGGAGAAGAATAATGTTTTGAGAGATTTGGTTTATTTGCCGGATCTATCTCAGCTTAATATGAGCAGGTACTTTAATCCCAAACCTGTTATCACCATACAATTTAAACGAGGCTGTCCCTGGCAAAAGTGCACTTTTTGTTCTCAAAACCTGTCTTATTTCCAATATGAAAAAAAAAAGTCGGCACAGATATTCATTAATAAACTGGAATGTCTAAACAAACAGGGAGTGCGATTTTTTTATTTTTCAGACCAAATGATCAGTCCGGCAGATGCTAAAGAGATTTGTCAGCTTATAGAAAAGCAAGGACTGAATATAAGGTGGGCAATTATGGCTTTGCCGCAGAAAGGATTTAACAAGGAATTATTAACAAAAATGAAGAGGGCAGGTTGTGTCTGGATTACCTGGGGCATAGAATCTGCCAGCAGGAGAATATTAAAAACGATGAATAAACCCCTTAAAATTGAGGTCGCCAGACAAAACATAATAGAAACATATCAGACAGGCATGAAAAACGTTCTGCTGATGATTTACGGCTTTCCCGGAGAAACAGAAGATGACCTTCAGCAATCACTGGTGTTTCTGCAGGAGCAGGAGCCTTATTATTATGACAACTCCATGAGCCCGTTTCATTTATGCAAAGGTTCAGAAATATTTAATCATCCGGATAATTTTAAAATCAGCATAAAAGAACCTTTGGCTATTTATGAGGATAAAAACGGCGGAATCAATTCCAATATATATTTTTATACTGATAATTCGGGAATCAGTATAGATTATGAGAAAATTTTACCTGAACCCAGAAGAACCTTTCCCTTCGCCGAGCATATGCTTATTTATTCAGGACAGTCAGACTATTGTCCAAAAATAATCCCTAATAAGTCATTGCGAGCGAAGCGTGGCAATCTACATGTCTAGACACGAGGATTGCTTCGTCGTTTACTCCTCGCAATGACAGAAAAAATATTTTTGGACATTTGCTATCAATTAATCAAATGATTCTATTTTTCAAAGGAAAAACAGGTTTAAAGTGAATTGATTTTAAATTAGTTCAAGGCATGTCCCTAGAGGACTTCAACAAAAATTGTTTTCAAATAACGACCTTCCGGGAAGGATAATTTCTCAGTATGATCAAAAGCCTGCCCCATACAGGCTATAACACGAGTATCACGTCCGGCCTTACCGCTGGCCATACGTAGCATGTTTTTAAAATCATCGAGCGTAACACGACCGGAACAAGAGCTGGATGCCAATAAACAGGAGGTTTTCAGTAGCTCAAAACATTTTTTGTTTAAATCCTCATAGGCCTTGATGGCTTGTTCTACTTTAGCTTTGGATTTGGCAAAAGCAGGTGGGTCACAAACAATAAAGTCAAAATCTGCAGATTTGTTAAGGCTGTGCAGATAGTCAAAAACATCGGCTTTTATAAATTCATACTTTTTTGAAGCCGGATCGAGTTTGTTTAGCTTGAAGTTTGCGATGGCCAGCTCCAGAGCGGCTTCTGACGTGTCTACCGAAACAACGGATTCAGCCCCGGCCAGAGCAGCATAGACGCTAAAAGCTCCTGAATAACAAAAAAGGTTTAACACTTTTCGTTTGCTGCAAATCATGCCGAATTGCAGCCGGGCATCACGCTGATCCAGAAAAAAGCCTGTCTTCTGGCCACTCAAAACATCAGCCAGAAACGAATAGCCATTTTCCAGAAAGTCCACCGGACTATCTATCTGCCCCAGATGGACCTGAACCGGATAATCTTGAAGGCCTTCTTCTTTTCTGGCAGAAACATCTGAACGCTCAACAATGGCTGCAGGCCGGAAAGCTTTCTTAATCGAAGAAATTATTAGAGGACGTAAATGTTCCATTCCGGCAGTATGTATTTGAAAAACAAAGGTCTGGTCATAGCGATCAATAATGAGGCCCGGAAAACCATCGGCATCGCTATGCACCAAACGGTATCCGTTGGTTTGCGACGGTAAATATTTCTGCTTCATTTTATCAAGCAAAACCAGCTTGTTAACAAAAAATGTTTCATTAATTTGTTCATCAGCTGTGCTGATAATACGTATGCGAATGGAGGTTAGTGGATTATAAGTACCGATTCCCAGAAAGCTGTTATCGGCAGCCATGACCCTTACCAGAACACCGGGTTGTGCTTGAATATCGCCGATAAGGGCATTGGAGAACACCCAGGGGTGTCCAGCTCTTATCGGTGTCTCTCTGTGGGCCCTGAGCTTAATAATCGGCATATCAGACATAAGCGCTATTATAACATCATGTACAATTAATATAACATTCTGTTATTATAAACCCGATGGATATTAAAGAGTTTAATCATACAAAGATTATAGCTACTTTAGGCCCTGCCACGGAAAGCCCGGAAAAAATTCGTGAACTGATAAAGGCCGGGGTAGATGTGTTTCGTTTAAACACCTCACACGGGACCATGGAAGAACATGGCTTAAGAGTAAAAAATATCCGAAAGATTTCCGAAGAGACAGAAGAGCATTTAACTATTCTGGTAGATTTGCAAGGCCCGAAAATCAGGGTAGGAAATATGGCTGCAACGATTATGTTAAAAGATAGCGAGGAAGTAACGCTGATCTATGCCAACTCTTCAACTGACCCTAAAATTATTCCGGTTGATTACGAGGGACTTTTTGATGGCCTGAAGCCTGGAGAGCGCATACTTTTAAATGATGGTCGGATTGAGCTGAAAATTAAAACTGTCAAAGAAAAAAGTGTTTTGGCCATTGTGATAAACGGCGGTGAGCTATCTTCCAGAAAAGGAATTAATGTGCCAGGTGCTACCTTCCATATTCCGGCTGTTACAGAGAGGGACAAAACTTTTATTAAATTCGCCGTGGAACATAATGTGGATTACATTGCTCAATCTTTTGTGAGAACTGCGGGAGATGTACTGGAAGTCAGAAAAGAAATGGCCGCTTATCATGCTTATATTCCGGTCATCGCCAAGATAGAGAAGCCACAAGCGATTGAAAATATTGACGATATTATTAATGTCGCGGACGGCATTATGGTTGCCAGGGGAGACTTGGGTGTAGAGATGTCTCCGGAAGAGGTCCCATTGTTGCAAAAAATGATAATTCAGAAATCCAATCTGGCCATGAAACCAGTGATTGTGGCGACCCAAATGCTGGAATCAATGATAGAAGAACCTGTGCCCACTCGGGCGGAAACCAATGATGTGGCCAACGCTATTCTGGACGGTGGTGATGCTGTAATGCTTTCTGCAGAGACAACAGTGGGAAAGTTTCCAATAAAAGCAGTGGAAATGATGAATAAAATCGCAGCAACCATTGAGAGCAGTCCTGTTTATGAGGAAATGTATAAAATTTACGCTCAAATGGATAATCATAATAGTAAGGAACATAAAAGGGATATCCAGATTACCCGTTTATTTAATGATCTTGATATTAAGGCTATTATTGCTATAACTACCAGCGGATATACGGCACGATTGTTATCCAAAGCTAAAGTGCTGCCCCCGATCATCGCGGTTAGTAATGACCAGACGCTTTGCTGCCAGCTGAACCTGCTCTGGGGCGTTATACCCTATAAAACAAATTTGAAGCTGGAATTCAGCGAATCATTCTTGCATAGTATAACTGGCGAATTAAAAAAAGATAAACTTTTAAAAGCCAGGGATAAAGTTATAGTATTAGCTGGACTGCCTTATTT contains these protein-coding regions:
- a CDS encoding radical SAM protein; protein product: MKILIVFPPFANPTYIPYSLLDLRGYVKKRTGISVDFFDWNIALFRKHIQEKAADLTNLDNYYRQTVDVINKWFLLQKELHSQVLAYLQNENEIINPEIFEFIRETTIDSYDCVAFSLNFHQRDEYSQFYMTVAAAKAVKSLFPEKKVLLGGALLNHIEPRELLNTFPFLDIIFLKESEESFSEFVSGHPLERIPNIFYRKQTVVRNPEKNNVLRDLVYLPDLSQLNMSRYFNPKPVITIQFKRGCPWQKCTFCSQNLSYFQYEKKKSAQIFINKLECLNKQGVRFFYFSDQMISPADAKEICQLIEKQGLNIRWAIMALPQKGFNKELLTKMKRAGCVWITWGIESASRRILKTMNKPLKIEVARQNIIETYQTGMKNVLLMIYGFPGETEDDLQQSLVFLQEQEPYYYDNSMSPFHLCKGSEIFNHPDNFKISIKEPLAIYEDKNGGINSNIYFYTDNSGISIDYEKILPEPRRTFPFAEHMLIYSGQSDYCPKIIPNKSLRAKRGNLHV
- the pyk gene encoding pyruvate kinase, which codes for MDIKEFNHTKIIATLGPATESPEKIRELIKAGVDVFRLNTSHGTMEEHGLRVKNIRKISEETEEHLTILVDLQGPKIRVGNMAATIMLKDSEEVTLIYANSSTDPKIIPVDYEGLFDGLKPGERILLNDGRIELKIKTVKEKSVLAIVINGGELSSRKGINVPGATFHIPAVTERDKTFIKFAVEHNVDYIAQSFVRTAGDVLEVRKEMAAYHAYIPVIAKIEKPQAIENIDDIINVADGIMVARGDLGVEMSPEEVPLLQKMIIQKSNLAMKPVIVATQMLESMIEEPVPTRAETNDVANAILDGGDAVMLSAETTVGKFPIKAVEMMNKIAATIESSPVYEEMYKIYAQMDNHNSKEHKRDIQITRLFNDLDIKAIIAITTSGYTARLLSKAKVLPPIIAVSNDQTLCCQLNLLWGVIPYKTNLKLEFSESFLHSITGELKKDKLLKARDKVIVLAGLPYFSINKTTHIRFLEIN
- a CDS encoding NADH-quinone oxidoreductase subunit H; translation: MNLLIIFIIYLIFAPVIGGIVTGVDRKITARMQRRYGPPIMQPFYDVYKLFQKENMVVRRSQNVYIFFYLLFIVFTGALFFTGEDFLLVIFSLTLAAIFFILAGYKGSSPYSYIGAERELLQLMSYEPMVILTAVGMYMVTKTFYIANIIAFPEPLIIYLPGIFVGFAYVLTIKLRKSPFDLSTSHHGHQEIVKGITTEFSGSALGLIEIAHWYEVAFLIGFIYLFYAVTPVIGILLVLAVYFLEIFIDNVFARLRWQYTLSSSWIIAIILGLGNIIALTIFR
- a CDS encoding NADH-quinone oxidoreductase subunit B family protein — protein: MKMIKKSPWVIHYDASSCNGCDIEVLACLTPMYDIERFGIINTGNPKHADIFLITGSVNEQNKDVVLNIYNQMPEPKVVVAIGICATSGGIFRECYNVIGGPDKIIPVDVYVPGCAARPESIIDGVVKALGLWEKKAVDFKKSKKRNIK
- a CDS encoding class I SAM-dependent rRNA methyltransferase — translated: MSDMPIIKLRAHRETPIRAGHPWVFSNALIGDIQAQPGVLVRVMAADNSFLGIGTYNPLTSIRIRIISTADEQINETFFVNKLVLLDKMKQKYLPSQTNGYRLVHSDADGFPGLIIDRYDQTFVFQIHTAGMEHLRPLIISSIKKAFRPAAIVERSDVSARKEEGLQDYPVQVHLGQIDSPVDFLENGYSFLADVLSGQKTGFFLDQRDARLQFGMICSKRKVLNLFCYSGAFSVYAALAGAESVVSVDTSEAALELAIANFKLNKLDPASKKYEFIKADVFDYLHSLNKSADFDFIVCDPPAFAKSKAKVEQAIKAYEDLNKKCFELLKTSCLLASSSCSGRVTLDDFKNMLRMASGKAGRDTRVIACMGQAFDHTEKLSFPEGRYLKTIFVEVL
- a CDS encoding NADH-quinone oxidoreductase subunit C; its protein translation is MIEDQKMLDINLTDLNTLIQTCFDELYRLVQIGCTKTGEGYEVNYSFDKNYKFVNYKIKLKSNEEEIPSITGIYWNAFLYENELHDLFGLKIKGINVDFQGKLYKLAQPFPFSCGPEIKIVEKKEEKKNEQ
- a CDS encoding nickel-dependent hydrogenase large subunit, translating into MSNRTVVPFGPQHPVLPEPIHLDLVLEDELVVEAIPSIGFIHRGLEKLVEKKDFIEFVYVAERICGICSFIHGQTYCQGIEELMKIQVPDRALFLRTIWGEMSRIHSHTLWLGLMADAFGFESLFMHSWRIRERLLDIIEETTGGRVIFGSCKIGGVRRDINSEVLQRIQGELNQMEKEMKEIANVFIKDKSVKNRLVGIGVLSRSEALMLGAVGPMLRASGVSQDMRKLGYAAYKNVEFEPITSEDGDSYARCVVRIKEVFQSFDIIRQCIQKIPAGPVDIKVTGNPSGEFFSRTEQPRGEVVYYLKANGTKNLERMRVRTPTFSNIPSIVKVIPGSQLADIPVLLLTIDPCISCTER
- a CDS encoding 4Fe-4S dicluster domain-containing protein: MSIFTFWKTILKSLISKPATLMYPFIPRKFYPNTRGSIKNKIEACIYCGLCQRKCPTTAIVVSKPDKKWQIDIMRCVTCNACVDVCPTKCLSMENQYSTPVAKE